GCCAGCCAGATCCGCGCCGCAGGGGTTGCCACCGGCCGGATCCGCGACGCCAGCCCGCGAACGCCATGGCCGTGTGTACGCCctcgccgccccctccgccgccacccacaACCGCACAGTCGCGACCCAAGGCCGCGtgcccaccgccgccgtgggAGGGGAGGGATGgatggagagagagggagagagagagagggagaagtgCGGGAGACCTTGGGTTATGTACTCCTCTCAGCAATCAGGCTTATTCGAGCTTCTATTGGGCCGGTCCATTAACTGAGACAGACCTTTATAAAGTGCCCCCTCTGAAAATATGAGTATTAACAGAGACGGCTATGTTGACATTGACCGACACTGTTAATCTAGTTTGCGAGACAGTTTTCTTAACCGCATTGGTTAATAAGAAATAATCATCTCGGTTAATGCTGgacattaacagaggcggttatTATTTATGCCCACCTCAAAGCTGCTAAAAAAAGATTGTTGTTAATCAGTTTTTGTTGTAGTGCGATTACGATCGGAAATCTTTTGGCCAATATTAGGCATACCCCTTTTGACAGACCCACTTACCAGTCCTAAGGTGTTGTGTGTGACAGTAGGGAGACGGTATAAAAAtggttttaaaaaaaaagaaatcaaaatTTTCTTCGGTAGTGTGCCTCCTCGCCTACCCGTATCATCAGCCAACCACCAAGTGGATCCAATTGTGCAATAAGGGTGTGACGTGATGCTGATGATTAGACTGATATTTTTGTGCTTGAGTTCCACGTAGGTGTGCGGTGTTGGATCGTACGAACAAACAAGTCCTTCACCACGTGTGTGGAGACTCCTTCACATCCAGCAGGACTCCCGAATCCTTATGCCATGCATTCACGGCGTTAGCAATTTGGAACATCCATCAAGAAGCAAACAAGTCCTTCACGTCCAGGACCAATTCTTTCTTGAGTTCGTTCGTTGTCGTCTCCGGCCGCAAACAAGTCGTCATTATTCGTTAACGTCCAGGACTCCATGTCCTTGTGCCATCCACGGTAGCAAACGAAACACGCCTAGCAGTTGACAAGCAAACCCTCCGCGGCAGCGAACAGCACCACGTACCGTGTTGAGGCTGTCTGCACTCGTCGTACTCTAAATTCATCTTCTAAAAAGAATATTTTTATCTGGTCATTGAGATTCTCTACTCTACATCCAATTTCTCTGTACTTGTCCatcctctataccaactaccccTCATGGATCCCACATCTCattctctatttctattttccCCCACCCaatccctctctcctcccttcttcTGGCCTCCACccagggttcaccttaccgacggtaaagcgattttcgccaactagcggtatcggtaaaccgGCGGTAAATCACCGGAAACCGCTAGAAACCGCTCGAAATGAcacttcaaattcaaaaaaccggtAACCGTTGTGTACCGACCGGTAATCGATGTTTACTGACCGGTAACCGTCAGTTTTAACTGGTAAACACCGTATGActttggaaaattaaaaattttggcagcatttcaccgtaattttgtaaatatcattgCTGATGGTATATATTAAACAATTATATaacatttacacatacatagaatagaagttcatatccataaaaatagaaattcacatCCATAGTCCATATAGATCATCACAACAATAGTCCATGCAAATCATCACAACTACAGTCTATACAAGTCATCACAATCATAGTCCATACAAATCATCACAACCGTAGTCCTTACAAACCATCATCGTCAATATACATAATACATAGTAGTTCACACGATACATACCACATGGAGTTTATTCTTCAGTCTCATCCTGTTGATATGAGCTATTGCCATAGGCTCCATAGGCCCCATATGCGCCATAGGCACCATATGTCGCATATCCTTGAGCCTGCATATTGAACGTGATGAAATTTTGATGAAACAATAAAACTAATACAAACTAGTTGCTAAATCGCCATTTACCTGCACATTGTAAGCATCTTGCATGTTGGTGCTTGTATAGCCAACATAGGGGGGTGGCAAATAGGGTACTCGATGTGATGATGGATATGCATATGGTTGGTCATATGGATAGTGTGGATAAATATAGTTTGTGTTCACTGAGCTAGATCTATCATCATCATGGGGAATAGAATGACGTGCACTGCTTCTAGTCTGTCATTGTGAGCTAGGTGCACCATGATCCGTATCTTGTGTGGCATGAGTGAACTGGCTCTCCCCGGTAAACCTCATACCCTCTCCACCTCCAACTACATCATCAcccccgccacctccgcctACATATCCCCCACTGCCAATCCCATCATCACTAGCATCGGTGCTGCTGTCGTCACCCCCATCATCATGATCATCATCACCACCGACACTAGGATCAGGTGTGCTGTCATTTGTTCTAAATTCTTCCTCTTCAATGTCATCCtgtctttttcctttcttcctttGCCGATCCGATGGTCCAACACGTGTCTTCCTCTTACCAACATGTGTGTCACCAACAGTCTCTTCTGCCCATTCACGTACATCCAAATCCCGTAGCTCTGGAATATCAAGTGCAATATCTGTAACGATGGTGCTAGGAACTGGGGTGTCACTTAAATCAGAATCCTCATCCAAAGCTGGCGCTGCATTGGACCTCCCTAGCTCCATCCACTTGCGAATAGCTGATTGTTGCCTATACAATGAGAGGTCCATCATACCGGCAATAGGATCGAAGTCACTTGGCTCAGGTGTGGCTTTAGCACGCTGGATACCAAGCcgaaggttgtagttgacaAACACCAATTTGTGGAGCTTCTTGTGACCCATCCTATTGCGTAGCTTTGTATGGATGAAGGCAAACGTACTCTAATTTCTTTCACATCCACTTGAGGACACACATTGTGAGAGTAGACGCATCGCTGCCCTCTGAAGTGTTGGTGTATCTGATCCAAACATAGACCACCAACTAGCTGGCGAGGTGGAGCGATCCATTGCCATCCTAATAGCTAAGTCGCTCCCAAATTCTCCATACTTCCTCCTGAAGTACTCATACTCCTGAAGTGCTTTGGTCGCTCTGGTTGTGTCAAACATCATTTCCATCCCCCTCTTCATATCTCCCAGTACACCGTCCGTCACTCCACTTACATAATTGACATATGGATGGAGTGTACAAGCAGCTTGCACATATGTGCCCATCATCACAGTAACCAGCCTTCGAGCGATGATATCATTTGTGATCTTTCGAAAATGGGCCTCATCATGAGCAAATTTGCTTGCATATGTTTGCCTTGTGTTTTGATATTCCATGAGCACTTCTCCCAAAGTTGGAGTCTTGTCATGATCAgcaaatctaaaaaaaatgtatAGAGGCTCAACATCATCAATAACACTCTGTATGGCATTCCACCAGTCAAGTGCTGTGAGAGACCGAAATGCATACTGACCTTCAGGTGACTTGAAATGGCGTGAATTTCTGAATTCTGGAGACACCATCCATGCCATGAATTGATCCTTCTTCCTCAAAAAGGCCTCTAGAAACATGTAATTGGTGCCAAATCTAGTTGCATTCCATTTAACCAACTCACCTCCTATGGCTTTACTCATCATGGCATGTAGACTGTTCGAATTGTACATCCAGCTGCATATCCTCTGGGCACTTTTGATCATTGCATCGTGCTCAGGCCATTTCCCTATATCCTTCAACATGAGGTTGATGGTGTGTGCAAGACATGGCTGCCACACGATATGGTTGTACTCCTCATGCAACAACGCACATGCCTTCTTGAAGTTTGAGCCATTATCTGTGACAATCTGCACAACATTTTCGGGCCCAACATCACGTACAATTTTTTTGATCTCCTGCATGTGATAGCAAAATATAAGATTCAAGCATTATGAAGAAATGTACATCATCCCATGGTCTTGTGAGTTGTGAACATACCGTTAGCAAGAATGCATGGTCTTGAACCACACCAGTAGCATCGACAGACTTCCAAAAGTACATCATCCCATTGCTATAAATTAAGAAGTTGACGACACTGTTACGACTTACACCGGTCCAAGAATCACACATAATTGTCAGACCATGTTGTGGCCACTCTTCCTTCCACTTCTCTATCTCCTTTTCAATCTCAGTTATAGTAGCGTCCAAGTACTTGCCATCTATCTCCTTGCCAGTTGGCAGCTGGACACCAACTCCTGCATTAGAACAACGTATTAGCTCAATATTTTGATTTATGTATACTCCTGCATTACAACAACACATTAGCTCACCTTGGTTTTGTGTCTCTATGATGGCTGCCCTGAAATAGGGGTCATCCACTTTCCTACCAGGTATACCAAGTGCATGCAGTACCTTTGCCCAAGCTTTTCCCACCCTTTCCTTCGCACTCCTACCCTTGTTGGTCCATGGTCCAGTATCTATCCTTGATTGCCGCGGTCCAGAGACAGTCGCTAGGTGGAAATCTCTAAGTCTTTGAGGGATCTGTGTCTGACTCCTCGTTAATCTTGGGCCACCTCCTGAACCAGAGCCACCACCCCTCTCATACCGTGGACCGGCCTTCTGCTGAAATTGAAACTCCTGACGTGATTGATGTAGGGCCTCTTGCATATCTGGatcatcttcctcatcttccAAGTGCACATAACTACTTCTAGCTGCCTCATCGGCCCTCATCTTTGACCGCTCCCTTTCCATCCTTTTGCCTCTGATCCTGTCAAGCTCATGGTTAAAAAACGTCTTCACTTCAAGAGGGACCAAAGGACAGTCCTTCGCATCCTTCCCACGTTGCGCCAAATGCTCCTTAAGCCTTGTTGCTCCTCCCCCATTCCTCTGTTGATGGCAATAGTTGCACTTCCATCCATTACCTCTCTTCTCTCCATGCTCCCACACCGGATCCACCATTTGCCTACAACCACGATACAACAAATATTAACACAACTACATATATAAAACTAACatgaaaatatatgtacatattgCAAACATGAACACACATCTTTTTTATTATAGCTACCATGAACAAATTAACATCTAAATAACATGTATAAAATAACATCTACATATATATGCATAACACAGTTATTAGCCCCCACTAAACCAACGCACAAACACATATCTACATAATAAACATCTAAAAATCAATGTTAAATCAATAAATACTCGGCAAACCATTGCTTACCGGTCCAAAAGCGACGAAAACCGCTCGGGAATCTCCAAATACCGCTCGGTATTAGCGGATCCCGCTCCACGACGGCCACACCGGTGTCTCTACCGACACCGTACTGTCGGTAATCGCCGCCCTACCGCCGGAAACCACCGATTTACTGACGTTTACCGGCGTCCGCGGCAGGCCGGCGGCCGAGCGAGCGATTCCCGCTCCTACCTCCCGGCTTCCGCCGCCTTACCGGCGATAAAAATCGTCTTGAAGACGAAATCGACGGGGATCGCCTTGATATCGCCGGAGCTCGGGCGAAAGgggtggagggggaggggaaaGTGACTCACGGGTTAGATGGGGCCATGGGGGTGTCGGTGGGGTAGAAAAAAAGCTAATGGGTTAACGGGTTAATGGGTCTTAACGGGTTccgaatgtttttttatttttttcggtGCCCAAATGGTCAAATATTTGAACGTGTTCTATATCAGAATGATGTATGTGATCTCTACTTTCTTTGCGtaatttatttcaaaattttttgaaaattttaaactttggcgaaatttttcataatttaccTCCGGTTTGTGTTATCGCCTTTCACCGGTATCGGTAAAAATCGGCGGTAACCGCCGGTTACCGATCGGTAAGGAAAACCCTGCCTCCACCagcccctctccctctcgctcgTTCTCCTCTCTGTGCCGTGAAAGCTCGAGCTCCTGACGGCCCGGCACCCCCTCGCTCCTCCCTCTGGTGCGGCACTCCTCACGGGTCTGCACCCCCTCGTCGGCTTCGAGCTACGGCCGGTCTCGAGCGGGTCTGCAGGCGGCGGAGCTCAGCCGGCCGCGGGGCAGCGAGGAGAGCGTCTGGCGTCTGGCGCACCCGTAACGAGCTCCGGCACGCGCAGTCCGACCCTGTTTTCTCGTCCGCGGCCATCAGGTTCTATGCCGCCGAGGTGGTGTCCGCGCTCGCCGAGCTCCATGCCGCCGGGATCGCGTACCCGAGCCGGCTGTCTGCCCCTTCTCCGGCGTTTTTGCCCCCGACGGGCTAGATCTGGGGCCTGCGGAGGCGAGCAGGCGCGGAGGAGGCCTATGGCGGAGCAGACGCGGTGGGGCGGCCcgcgcgcggcgtgcggcgcggcggaggcctgCCGCGGAGCAGGCGCGTCGGGGAGGCCTGCGTGCGGCCCTCGCGGCGAGCGGCTCGGCGGAGGCCTACCGCGGAGCAGGGGCGTCGGGGCAACCTGCGCGGCGagctgcggcgcggcggcggaggtctcTCCGCGCCCCTCAGCCGCCGAGGAGAGctgcagctcggcggcggcgcaaggccatgccggatccggcctctctcctttctctccctcctctcgacCGGCCGCCGAagctcctccctccccggcaCTCCCCCATCCGCGGGCGGGTGAGCTcggcgccgccactgccgcggCTCCCTGGAGCTCCCCcaccctctctctctgtctctctctctcgctctcgcgGCGCGGAagactggcggcggcggcggcggcg
The Panicum virgatum strain AP13 chromosome 6N, P.virgatum_v5, whole genome shotgun sequence genome window above contains:
- the LOC120679960 gene encoding uncharacterized protein LOC120679960, which produces MCDSWTGVSRNSVVNFLIYSNGMMYFWKSVDATGVVQDHAFLLTEIKKIVRDVGPENVVQIVTDNGSNFKKACALLHEEYNHIVWQPCLAHTINLMLKDIGKWPEHDAMIKSAQRICSWMYNSNSLHAMMSKAIGGELVKWNATRFGTNYMFLEAFLRKKDQFMAWMVSPEFRNSRHFKSPEGQYAFRSLTALDWWNAIQSVIDDVEPLYIFFRFADHDKTPTLGEVLMEYQNTRQTYVQAACTLHPYVNYVSGVTDGVLGDMKRGMEMMFDTTRATKALQEYEYFRRKYGEFGSDLAIRMAMDRSTSPASWWSMFGSDTPTLQRAAMRLLSQCVSSSGCERN